From Phragmites australis chromosome 5, lpPhrAust1.1, whole genome shotgun sequence, a single genomic window includes:
- the LOC133919235 gene encoding vesicle transport protein GOT1-like, which translates to MAYEISEIKKIGIGLVGFGILFSFLGVILFFDRGLLALGNIFFLTGVGLLLGWQSMWQLFTKKANIKGSVPFFIGLFLLFVRWPVAGIIMELYGSFVLFSGYGPPIQAFLYQIPVIGWILQYPFQLFGQLRRKRA; encoded by the exons ATGGCTTACGAGATTAGCGAGATCAAAA AGATTGGCATAGGTCTGGTGGGGTTTGGCATCCTATTCTCATTCCTTGGTGTTATCCTTTTCTTCGATAGGGGCTTGTTGGCTCTGGGTAAT attttctttttgactGGAGTGGGCCTTTTACTTGGTTGGCAATCTATGTGGCAgcttttcacaaagaaggcaAACATTAAG GGATCGGTACCTTTCTTCATTGGTCTGTTTCTTCTGTTTGTCCGTTGGCCTGTTGCTGGTATAATCATGGAACTATATGGATCTTTTGTTCTCTTCAG TGGTTATGGGCCTCCTATCCAGGCCTTCCTATATCAAATACCAGTCATTGGTTGGATTCTGCAATACCCATTCCAG CTGTTTGGTCAGTTGAGGCGGAAGCGTGCTTGA
- the LOC133917975 gene encoding serine/threonine-protein kinase OXI1-like translates to MLYGRTPFRGRSRRETFHRVLTALPELPCEPTPLRDLIACLLEKDPRKRLGAHGVKRHAFFRGVDWDRVLNVERPPFIPAPEDDDDVVAVAEVVALDVEKVVHEVFASTGRRSRRRLAEREGGRDDDFSIFF, encoded by the coding sequence ATGCTGTACGGGCGCACGCCGTTCCGGGGGCGGAGCCGGCGGGAAACGTTCCATCGCGTCCTCACCGCGCTGCCGGAGCTGCCCTGCGAGCCGACGCCCCTGCGCGACCTCATCGCGTGCCTCCTGGAGAAGGATCCCAGGAAGCGGCTCGGCGCGCACGGCGTCAAGCGGCATGCTTTCTTCCGTGGCGTCGACTGGGACCGCGTTCTCAATGTGGAGCGCCCGCCGTTCATCCCTGCACcggaagacgacgacgacgttgTCGCAGTGGCCGAGGTGGTGGCGCTGGACGTGGAGAAGGTCGTGCATGAGGTGTTCGCCTCGACCGGCAGACGCAGCCGAAGGAGGTTggcagagagggagggagggagagatgaTGATTTCTCCATATTTTTCTGA